The following are encoded together in the Pedobacter steynii genome:
- a CDS encoding DUF1772 domain-containing protein — protein MTTSDTILLLTATSTALIAGLFYGFSCAVNPGLGKLSDKGYLAAMQSINREIQNLLFLASFMGTLLLLPLSTWLQYRAGAMYSFWTLLAATFIYAIGVFGLTMFGNVPLNQMLVKFNLSAASAEDMARQRERFEKPWNRLHRLRSIAVVASVIMVIIACLCKTDISG, from the coding sequence ATGACCACTTCAGATACCATACTCCTGCTTACTGCTACCTCCACAGCCCTTATCGCCGGGCTTTTCTACGGCTTTTCCTGCGCGGTGAATCCTGGTTTGGGAAAACTATCCGACAAAGGGTACCTGGCAGCTATGCAGTCTATTAACAGGGAAATACAAAATCTTTTATTCCTGGCCAGCTTTATGGGAACCCTTTTACTGTTGCCGCTCAGCACCTGGTTACAATACAGGGCAGGGGCAATGTATAGCTTCTGGACTTTGCTCGCCGCAACATTCATTTATGCGATTGGTGTATTTGGACTGACGATGTTCGGAAATGTCCCTTTGAATCAGATGCTGGTTAAATTCAACTTATCTGCCGCTTCTGCAGAGGATATGGCCAGACAAAGAGAAAGATTCGAAAAGCCATGGAACAGGTTACACCGGCTCCGTAGCATAGCGGTAGTTGCATCCGTAATTATGGTCATCATAGCCTGTTTGTGTAAAACAGATATTAGTGGATAA
- a CDS encoding YfhO family protein, whose translation MKNWLQRNYLHLIIIALFLAISFIYLSPVLQHKVLFQSDVVEAQAMSREIMEVKAETGKGPLWTNSMFGGMPAYQIWVQYPYNVSTYVVSFFKAVFPNPVDTVFLYLAGAYLLFCVLGLRPWLAAAGAIAFAFTSFNFILIQAGHSNQAFAVAFYAPILAGIILTLRGKYLIGASLTALFLAVEIRANHIQMTYYLFLAILILIGFELYHALQTKTTRTFFRSIGYLAAVAIISIGVNAGTLWTTYEYGKESIRGKANLSKANQPIQDGLDKEYAYYWSQGVGEMITFLIPDAYGGSTSSQIPVEGSEVVKTLIKNGQPQDRAEDFVKQLPSYWGEKSTTSGPWYIGAIVCFLAIFGMFVLNDRIKWWVLSASFLFMFLSFGKHFPLISDLFFDYVPLYNKFRSVEFTLIIPCLLIPILAFLAVKKATDGTEDQQKTQKNLLKSVYIIAGFLILFLMAPTLLFNFRSSAHPQLIQKLHEISGNATFADEIGNALIKDRISVARADAFRSLAFVLIAAGFIWLILKKKISQQTGFILLAVAVLVDVWGIDKRYLNNRSFVDADLMATQFEPRQADKLIKEDKSLDYRVLDLSRSSPLGDATPSIFHKSIGGRHSARLQRYQEMLDRQFSKTINEPVLDMLNTKYLIVTDTAKGFSEKVITRNTANGNAWFVPNVNFVDNAEAEINAISSFDAKKDAFIHREFQDQINQQKPGFDPQSEIKLTSYHPDHLVYQYHSDKPSMAVFAEIWYNKGWKAYVDQQEIPYFRANYILRAAVLPQGKHELVFKFEPKSYYWGERISLASSILLVGSLLAALFLSQAKPKSA comes from the coding sequence ATGAAAAACTGGCTACAAAGAAACTACCTCCATCTGATCATCATTGCGCTTTTCCTCGCCATTAGTTTTATCTATCTCAGTCCGGTTCTGCAGCATAAAGTACTTTTTCAGAGTGATGTTGTAGAAGCTCAGGCGATGTCCAGGGAAATCATGGAGGTCAAAGCCGAAACCGGAAAAGGCCCGCTATGGACAAATTCTATGTTTGGGGGCATGCCTGCTTATCAGATATGGGTTCAGTATCCATACAATGTCAGTACTTATGTCGTCTCCTTTTTCAAGGCTGTATTTCCAAATCCGGTAGATACCGTTTTCTTATATCTGGCAGGTGCCTATTTGCTGTTCTGCGTTTTAGGCTTAAGACCATGGCTGGCTGCAGCAGGTGCCATTGCCTTTGCCTTTACCTCTTTCAACTTTATCCTCATTCAGGCAGGTCATAGCAACCAGGCCTTTGCCGTTGCATTTTATGCTCCTATTCTTGCTGGGATCATCCTCACTTTAAGGGGGAAATACCTGATAGGTGCCTCCCTAACCGCTCTTTTTTTAGCGGTTGAAATCCGGGCCAACCACATCCAGATGACATATTACCTGTTCCTGGCTATTCTTATTCTCATCGGTTTTGAGTTATACCATGCCCTGCAAACCAAGACCACCCGGACATTCTTCAGGTCGATAGGTTATTTAGCCGCTGTGGCCATTATTTCCATCGGGGTTAACGCCGGAACACTGTGGACCACCTACGAATACGGTAAAGAATCCATCCGCGGAAAAGCCAACCTCAGTAAAGCAAACCAGCCCATACAAGACGGTCTGGATAAAGAATATGCCTACTACTGGAGTCAGGGAGTAGGTGAAATGATTACCTTTCTTATTCCTGATGCTTACGGTGGTTCAACTTCTTCTCAGATTCCTGTTGAGGGTTCTGAAGTGGTAAAAACGCTGATAAAAAATGGACAGCCACAAGACCGTGCAGAAGATTTTGTGAAACAATTACCCAGCTATTGGGGAGAAAAATCTACCACTTCCGGTCCCTGGTATATTGGTGCTATCGTTTGCTTTTTAGCCATCTTCGGGATGTTTGTATTGAATGACCGGATAAAATGGTGGGTATTATCCGCATCATTTCTATTTATGTTTCTATCCTTTGGTAAGCACTTCCCGCTCATTTCCGATCTTTTTTTCGATTATGTTCCTTTATACAATAAGTTCCGTTCTGTAGAATTCACCCTGATCATCCCCTGCCTGTTGATTCCTATACTGGCTTTTCTGGCCGTTAAAAAGGCAACTGATGGCACAGAAGACCAGCAAAAAACACAAAAAAACTTATTGAAATCAGTTTATATTATAGCTGGATTTCTGATTTTGTTTCTGATGGCACCTACCCTTCTTTTCAATTTCCGCTCTTCCGCACATCCTCAGCTTATTCAAAAACTCCATGAAATCAGTGGCAATGCAACCTTTGCTGATGAAATAGGAAATGCCCTGATTAAAGACCGGATTTCGGTTGCCCGGGCAGATGCCTTCAGGTCTTTGGCTTTCGTATTGATCGCTGCCGGTTTCATCTGGTTGATCTTAAAAAAGAAAATCAGTCAGCAAACCGGCTTCATTCTGCTTGCTGTAGCGGTTCTTGTGGATGTATGGGGAATTGATAAAAGGTACCTGAACAACCGCAGCTTTGTGGATGCCGACCTGATGGCTACCCAGTTTGAGCCAAGACAGGCAGATAAGCTCATCAAAGAGGATAAAAGTTTAGATTACAGGGTACTTGACCTTTCCCGCTCTAGCCCACTTGGCGATGCTACGCCTTCCATTTTCCATAAGTCAATCGGTGGCCGTCATTCTGCGAGGCTACAACGGTACCAGGAAATGCTGGACAGACAATTCAGTAAAACCATCAACGAGCCGGTGCTGGACATGCTCAATACCAAATACCTGATTGTTACCGACACCGCCAAAGGTTTCTCAGAGAAAGTCATCACCAGAAATACCGCCAATGGCAATGCCTGGTTTGTTCCGAATGTAAATTTTGTCGATAATGCAGAGGCGGAAATCAACGCAATCAGCAGCTTTGACGCCAAGAAAGATGCTTTTATACATCGGGAATTTCAGGACCAGATTAATCAGCAAAAGCCCGGTTTTGATCCACAGTCTGAGATTAAACTGACCAGCTATCATCCTGATCACCTGGTCTACCAGTACCATTCGGATAAACCTTCCATGGCAGTTTTTGCAGAAATATGGTACAATAAAGGTTGGAAAGCTTATGTGGATCAGCAGGAAATACCCTATTTCAGGGCGAACTATATTTTGAGAGCTGCAGTTTTACCTCAGGGAAAACATGAACTGGTATTTAAGTTCGAGCCGAAATCCTACTATTGGGGTGAGCGTATTTCCTTGGCTTCCTCTATCCTGTTGGTCGGCTCCCTTCTTGCTGCGCTCTTTTTAAGCCAGGCAAAACCAAAGTCAGCCTGA